From the genome of Sulfurimonas paralvinellae:
TAAGAGTTTTCCCATTGTTTTGTAAGATTATTTATAAGGCTCAGACCAGCGGGGAGGATTTGTCCTTGTAAATAAGCTTACAAAACGATGTCAGCAAGAACTCTACACTCCTTTATTCGCATCCCAGATACGTATATGCAGTCTGTCGCTAAAATTGTAGCCTTTTGCCTTGCAAAACTCTATAAGCGGCTCAGTATTGGCTTCAACTTCTGCTTTTGTACCGCCAACAGGCATGCAGTAGACCTTTGTTTTTGGTGAATGGATCCGGATGCTTTCTATCTCATCTTCGAGTGCCAGATCGATAGAGTCTCTATCTATGGAAAACTTAAAAAAAGCATCTTTTGCATTTGAGGCAATATTGTAAATGACATCTCCGCGAATACGTTTGGAAAGAGGCTCTTTTGAATTGGCAAGTTTTACCGACAAAGCGAATACACACTCTTTATAGACCGGATAGTGCTCAAAATCAATATTTAGCGAACCGTTCGTCTCAAATGTCACCTGATGCCCTCTGGCAATCAAAAGCTCAAGGAAAGTCACAAAGACTTCATCATTGGCATATATCAAAGGCTCGCCACCGGTCAGGACAATATCTACAGCACATGGCAGATCATAAAGTTCCAAAACACTTAAGAGTTCCTGCGGCTTTGTGATTGGTATCCAAGTATGGGAAAAATGTTCTTTATTGACAGCATAGACAGTATCGCAACCAAGGACCTCAACGCCGTCATCCGCTTTTTCAATACAGCCAAAACCCTCACAACGCATATTACATCCGCCAAAACGAAAAAAAAGTGAAGGAGTACCTACATATTTTCCTTCGCCCTGAATGGAGTAAAAATGTTCAACGAGATAGACCATTATGCTGTATCATCCACCGGTTTCATAAAATGCACGGGTAGATACTTCATCATCTTCTCCGCCCCAGCGGTTTTTCTCTGGTTTTGTACGGACGACTTCTTTGAGTACAGCTGCCGCTCCTTTAATATCACCCCGCTTGACAGACTCTGCAATGCTCATCGCTTCATCAAAATAGAGGCATGGAATAAGCTGTCCTTCCGCTGTCAATCTAATACGGTTACACTGCTTGCAAAAGTCATCTCCATAGGGCTCGATAATCCCGAATCTGTATCCATCATCCATTTTATAATACTTCGCCGGAGAAGCTCCATCATAGCCCTCAGAGACAAAACTGTACTTTTTGGAAAGTTCATCTAAAGCTTCTTGTCCGCTTAGTTTCGAAATGCCCGCCTTTGCGTAAGCATTTTCCATATACTCTATAAAACGTACCGTAATATCACGAGCTTTGCAATATTCCAAAACATCTGAAATCTCATCAGCATTCATACCCTTCATAGGCACCATATTCGCTTTTACTTTCAGTCCTACTTTGAGTGCTTCATCGACACCTTCGAGTACATTTTTCAAGACATCTTTACCCGCAATTGCCTGTGCGACTTCCGGCTTCAAAGTATCTATACTTACGTTTATTCGCTTAAGTCCGGCATCTTTTAGCTTCTGTGCCGTTCCTTTGAGTAAAAATGCATTGGTTGTCATTGCCAGATCAACATCGGGTGCATAGTCATAGATCATTTTAATGAACTTATCAAGGTCCTCACGCAGAAGCGGTTCTCCACCTGTTATACGAATCTTCTTGACACCTTCATCAATGGCTACTTTCATAAATTCAAAAAGTTCTTCAAATGAGAGCAGATTCTCTTTTGGCACCCATGAAAAAGGTTTTTCCGGCATACAGTACTGGCATCTGAAGTTACATCTCTCTGTCACCGAAACACGAATATAATCGACGACTCTGTCATAGCTGTCTATGAGCATATATTTTCCTATTGTTTATTATTTGTATTATATCCGCTCTAGTTGAAATTTGCTTTACTCACCTTCAAGCGGATCATAGTAAAAGGTTGTTTCACCCTCTTTATTTTGAGGTTCAGATTTTTTTTCTACTTTTTGTGTTGCTCCTGGTTTTTCATCTTTCTCATCTACATACAAAGGAGTATTTTTTACATTATCACCGATTGACTCTTGGATTATATGGATGATTTCCATTTTGCCATGGCTGTCTTTTTGAACACGCAGATAGTAATTCTTCGAAGATTTCAGCTGCATCGTAACCGCTGCTTTTTCATTACCGTGGTGTATCTCTATTGTTGTAGTTCCCGGCTTTATTCCAAATCGTGTTTTATATCCCGGCATTAAAGATATCTCTGTATCTTCTCCATTGATATAGACCTCATACTTTTCATTAGAATCCATATCTTTATCGAGATAGATATAGACTACTCCACCCTGGTAAAAGATGCTCTCTTCTTCAAATCCAACTTCCACATTCGAACATGAAACAAAAAATAGCGACATCATTGCTGCAATCAACAAATATATTTTTTTCATATTAACCCCTTTATATAAAAGCCATTATACTCAAAGATGGAAAATATTAAACGCTTAACGGTTTATCGACACTTATTTCTATTGTAGAGCAGATGATATCATGCAGTGCTTTTTTATCTTTGCGATAAAAAGGAGTTAAAAGTCCAAGCAAAATTGTTGCCGAAAACAAAAAAGCTATAAAACGGACAAATGCGCGAATGAAGCTGATATTTTCATGTGTTGTATCATCCACGACTTTAATATCATAGGCTTTTTTACCCGGAGTTTGCCCAAATTTGGAAATTAAAAGTGCATAGATGAGGGCATAGAGTGTCACACCCAAAAACGGTGCCCACTGAGAAGATTGAAACGCCTCTTTACTGCCCATGACTACATAGGTGATAAAATAGAGTATAGGGGCATATATCATAAACATATCAGTAATGAGCGCCTTGATACGATCGGGATACGAGGCATAACGTATCTGTGTTTTATTTTTTTCTTGAAGTTGTTGTTTGCGTTTTTTATTTTTTTTAATATCTCTGAATCTCATAAAAAAGATTGTAACGAAGTTTTTCTTTAAGGGGAGTAATGTAGAGGAGCAAAAGGGAAAATTCCCTTTTGCGTGAGTTGTTAGTGAAGATCTCTCCAGACCTCTTTTTTCCAAAGAATAGCGAAGATTGCAAAGATAAACATAAATATCATTACATTTCTACCGACTTCTTCTCTTTTAAATCTTTTTGAATCACCGACATCTTCAAGGTGTTCAATAACTTTCTCAGCAGCAACAGCATTTACACCAACACGTGGCATTGCAGTTCCTTTGAGGTAGTTTTGAGGATTTTCAACAAAAGTTTTAATGTAGTGCTCACCGCGTGAACGGATATACATACTTAAATCCGGTGGTAAAGTTCCCATATATTTTTTCAATGCATCTTGATAATCAAGTACATTTTTCTCAAACATCAACTCATCTTGTTTATGTTTAAATGCAGGTTTTTCACCGATTTGTGTCCATGCAGGATGTAATTCACCCTCTTTGTTGTATTCATAATGAATAGCGTGACATCTACCACAAGCAGTTTCGAACGCTTGATTTGGTGTCAATTCCTCAGGTTTTGGAGCGATAGACTGTAGGTAAGCAACCATGTCAGCAACTTCCTGATCTAAATCTCCACCTGCACCATAGAATTGTGTCATTGGGTGCATTTGTCCTTTTGCAGGGTCAAATTTGTGCTCTACCATTAAAGCGTGAGCTGGGTTTTTAATGAGCGCTGCTAAGAATTTAGGATCAAATACAGCACCTGCATTTGAAAGATCCGGTGGATTAACACCATAACTTTGTGCTGCAGTAACAGGATCCATAGGAGCCGGCATACCAGCTGCTTTGATACCATGACAACCAGTACATGCACCGGCACCCATAACTAGATCTTTACCACGAGCTGCGTCACCTTTTTTAGTGAGTGCAGGAAGATCTTTGTAAGCAAAACCTTCACTCTCATAATGTTTGTGCATTTGTGAATGTGCAAAAGGCTCAACTAACCAATATGTTAAAAGAGTAAAAACAGTTACAACCACTAATATAAATAATTCTTTCACTTTTTACTCCTTAAACTTTTTTTTCAAATTTAGTGATGAATGGAAGTGCTATCCATAGACCAATAAATGTTAGTGCTGCATAAAGTCCAATTGTACTAAACAGACCTTCAGGTGGAACTTTACCCATTGCAGTCAGTATGATCATATCAATAAGCATTGCCCAGAACCAATATTTAAACAGACCACGACGTGATGCAGGAACTGCATTTGGACTTCTGTCTAAGAACGGCAGCATAAAGAAAATAACCTGTGCAAAAGCAAACGCAATTAGACCAACATTCGTTGAGAATGGACGCAAGATCTCATAAGACCATAGGAAGTACCACTCAGGATAGATGTGCGTAGGAGTTTTGAGTCCATTTGCAGGGTCAAAGTTCACCGGATCCATTGCGAAATCATAATGATAGAAGACTAAATAGAAGAAGAAAATCAAATAGATTCCAACAACCATCATATCTTTAGACATAAAGTCATTTGCAAATCTGATTACTTTAGAACCTGCTTTATCACCAGACAAATATTTTTTCGCTTCTGCATCAAAATCGATTTCTTCACCATCTTGATTATTTACGTGAGGAATACGGAGTGCACCGAAGTGAAGACCGATAAGTCCTAAAATAACCAAAGGAATAAGAAGAACGTGAAGCATAAAGAAACGGTTCAAGAATGCCTGTGCAGGAACATAATCCCCACGAATCCACTCAACTAAACCATCTGCATGCAGTGAACCACCAGAGAAAAGGTTAGTAATAACCATACCTGCCCAGTAAGACATTTGCCCCCATGGAAGCATGTAACCAGAAAACGCTTCTGCTGAGAATGCAACAAAAAGAAGCATACCAGAAAGCCAGATAATCTCACGGCCGTTCTTGTATGAACCGTAATAGATCCCAGTAAACATGTGAATATAGATCACAAGGAAGACTACTGATGCAGCCACACCATGAACGTGTCTCCATAGCCAGCCATACCCGACTTCTTGCATGATCGTGTAGTTAACACTGTCAAATGCCAAATTAACATTTGGTTGGTAATACATCAATAAGAAGATTCCAGAAATTAACAATAGACCAAAAGTGATAGCTAAAACCATCCCCATTGCCCATAAGAAGTTAATGTTCTTCGGAATCCAATACTCAGTTGCTAAAACACGACGAAGCGTATCAATTGCTAAGCGTTGATTGAGCCAGTCATGCAGGCTTGTTGCTTTTGTAAAATGTGCCATTTATTTTCCTTTCACCTATACTTTAAGAGTAACGCCAGTTTCTAGCATTTTCTTATATTCAGGTCCTTCTTCACCAAGAACTATCTTCATACCATCAATTTTAAACGGAGGAATATCAAGTCCACGTGGTGGTGGAGCTTTTGTCACTTCTGCAGTAAAATCATACATACCACCATGACAAGCACAAAGGAAACTCTGTTCATCAGGGTTATATCCAGGGATACAACCAAGGTGTGTACAAAGACCTACACATACCATAAAATAGTCATTTCCTATTTTAATAAGTCTTTCCATATCTTTCGGATTTGCTTGCGCTTTTTTAACCATTTCTGCATTTTGCTTGAGAACAAAGATAGGTTTCCCTCTCCATTTCTCAGTAACAAGTTCATTCTCTTTATATGCTGACATATCAAGAGTCGTAAATCCCGCTGCTTTTACGCTTGGTAAGGGATCCCACGTTCTTTTCATAGCATATAAAGAAGCTACTGCGCCAACGCCGGCAACAGCACCAAATGCTTTACCCATAAAACCTCTACGGCTACTATTTTTCATGTTCGCTCACTTCTTGTGAAATTTTTATTCTAAAGTCTTATTATATACCAAATAAGTTTTAATTATTTATAAATTTAAGCTATCTTTTATAAAATTAGCAATTTTGTTACTATTTCTTTCAATTTTTTCATATTTTCTATTTTTTATTGTTTCAATTATCTCAAATAGGTGATTTTTATCATAATTATTTACAATCGGAACACCTAAGTTCTCAAACAACGGCACAAAATCTTTTGTATAGTCCTCTCTTTGAAAATAGACAGGCTTGCCTCCACCGGCCAGCGAATCAAATACCGCTTGCGGGGAAGCCGTGATGAGTGTTTTTGTAGATTTAATCATCGCCTCATACTCTTCAAATTCAAAATGATTTACAAATTTTTCTTTCAATATATCTTCATAATCTAAAAAATAATAAAATCCCAGTTGAAGATTTGGATTTAACTCCTCAATAAAGTCAAAATGCTTTTCAAGATCTTTTTCATAATCATCATCACCGAAGAAATAGGTCAACTCCACACTCTTCTCAAAATTGCCGAAATATCTCTCATCAACAGGAATACAAGTGCAGATACCTTCTCCCTGCAAATAGGGAGATACTAAAAACTCTTTTGCTGCCTTTACATCATTTTTATCATCACTGATACGAACAAATCCCGAAAAATAATCCCGCATATCTTCAAGCATTAGAGGATTTGCTTCCTCTGAATCAAAGATTAAATTATCACCATTATGTGATATCTGAGGAATATTACGAACGACATCAATGCCCACACTCTTTTGGATGCCAAAATCACGGGCAATCTGTGCAATTCTATAATCACTTGTCAAGAGTGTAATATCTTCATCCTCTAAAGTATTTAAGATAGCAGCAGCCCTGCGAAATCTGTCCAATCCTATACGGTGACCTGTATGTACATAGTAATAAGTCTTTTTATCAAACATTTTTTTTCTCTTTTTTTTACAAGATTATACAATAACTAAAGTCTACTCTTTATCTTTTTGAATGATTTTTGCATATAAAATATAACTCTTTTAAGTATAAACACTAAGAGCAATCTAAAAAAAATAATTTAAGTTAATTTTTGAGTGGAAGGGAGTACAATTAAGAAAATAGCTTGATGATGGAGACTTACTATGCAATTAGTCACATATATCTATAAAGACAATAAATGGAATGATATATTTGACACTTCATTAAACTCTAAAAATACTCTTATTTTAATCTTTGCCTCGAAGGAGCAAAAATGAAAATTTTACATTTTTTAGTAGCAATACTCTTAATATTTTCTTCTGTCAAGGCAGATAGCAGTAAGGCTTTTTATTGGACTGATGACGAAGATTATCCACCACTCATCTACCGTGGTGCTGATGGAAAACCTACCGGTATCCTATACGATATTATGAAAGAAGCGTTTCATCGTCTTGATACTCCTTTGAAAGTTGACGTCTATCCATGGAACAGATCACAAAAAATGGTAAAAAATGGAACTTCCGATGGGATGGTCTCCCTTGTAACTAAAGAGAGAAGTTTGTTTACAAAAGCATCCGATCCAATTTTGCTAAGTAGTGAATATATATTTGTCAACAAAAACAATCCTCATCTACATGAAATAATGTCCGTACGCTCATTAAAAGATTTAAAACCTTTTAAAATCGTCGAAGCACTTGGTGCGGGATGGACACAGGCAAATTTAAAAGGATTCAAGATAGAGTGGGTTCCAAATATAGGGAACGCATTTGAGATGCTGATTAAAGAGAGAGCTGATATATATATTGCCAACGGTTACACAGCTACAGACTTTATTGAGAAAAAAGTACGTATCGGAAATACGCTTTCGCAAGGGTACAAAAAGATTATCATGAATCCATACCCAATAAAAACAGTAGCATTCAGACTACTTATCAATAAAAATTCGACATATGTCGATATACTGGATAAATTTAATAAAGTCATCAATCAGATGAAAATGGATGGCACCATTGACGCTATTATCGCAAAGCGAAGATCGTATAGTGTGAACAAAACAAGTATCATTGAAAAAGAGAATAGTATTGAATACAATTGATAAAAAAAGTAGACTTTCAAGTCGTTTTATACTCCATGTTACAAGTATCATAATCATATCAACCCTACTCTTTTCTCTCATGCTTGCCTATGAGCAGTATCAAACAAAAATTTCTGAAATAACAAATAGTGTTGAAAACACACTCACTAGCAATAAATCAATCATATCGCAAGCTCTTTGGAGAATTGATACCCAAGCACTTAAAATTAAAGCACAGGAATTTTTACTTGATAGCTCGATAACATTTGTACAAATAAGTGATGAAAACGGCAAAAATATCATCAAGCTTGGAAATAGTGAAGATGTAAATATAAAAAAATCAGTTGATTTGTACCATAATGATAATGGAAAAAAGATTTTTCTCGGAAAACTTACACTTGCAGGTTCAACGAAGTCGATATTAAAAGATATTGAATCATCTGTTCTCATTCTCGTACTGCAGAGTATATTGCTTATTGTGATAATCATATTTTATATTACCTATATATTTAAACGATTGATCTCTGATCATCTCGTAACAATCCAACACTATGTCAACAAAATCGACATAGAAAAAAAACAGTCCCCATTGGCATTGCAAAGATCAAAAAACAAGTTTGCCGATGAACTTGACGATACAGTAAAAGCCATTAATTATATGCGCCAAGAGGCTCATACGCATTACCAAAAAGTTGAGTATCAAACACTTCATGATTCACTGACGAATCTCTACAATCGAAAAGCAATTGAAAAACAGATAAAAGAGATAGTGCAGCATAAGTATCTAAAACAGCAGTATCATGCACTGTTTCTTATCAGTATAGATCACTTCAAGTTCATCAATGACTCTTTGGGACACCAAATGGGTGATTTTGTTTTACAAGAGGTTGCACAACGACTTCTTTTGCTTAATATCAACGAAAAAGATGTCGGTCGTCTCGGAGGTGATATTTTTATGTTTGTTATTGAGGATATGGGCACCAATATTGAGCAAGCGAAAAAAACAGCACTCGATTATGGACAACATATCCTAGAAGTTATACAAGAGCCTCTCAAAATAAAGCAACTGGAATATCACATTAGTGCTAGTATTGGCATCAAACTATTTGGTAAAGAGAGTAACGTTGATACAATAATCAAAAATGCGGACAATGCACTCCACCGCGCCAAGCTAAAAGGTGTAAATCAAATAGAACTATTTTATCCCAAAATGCAAGTTAGTATCGACAGACGTCTTAGAATTGAAGAGGTACTTAGAGAAGAGATTAAGAACAACCGTTTGATTGTCAATTTTCAACCAAAATGTTATTTAAATGGAGTGATTTATTCTGCAGAGTCATTGGTTCGGATGCAATCAGTTGATGGCGAGTTCTTCTCTCCTGCTGAGTTTATTCCTATTGCTGAAGATATAGGTTTGATTATTGAAATTGGAAAACAGGTGATGATGAAAGTTTTTGATTTCATTCATCAGAATCGAGCACTTATAGAGCAATCGAGCATACAAAGCATCGCCATCAATATATCGCCTACACACTTTGCCATTGATGGATTTTGTGATCAACTTACCGCATTATCAAGACAATACAACCTGCCTGAGAATTTTATTACTATTGAGATAACGGAAGAAGCAACCGTTACAAATATACAACACCTCATTGATATCATGAATTGCCTCAAAAAGAGCGGATTCAATCTCTCCATCGATGACTTTGGTACAGGGTACTCCTCTTTACAGTATCTGCAAAAATTTCCTCTTGATGAACTTAAGATCGATAAATCTTTCATCGATGAGATTGTCACAAAGCCTCAATCCCAGGCAATCGTTAAAACGATTATCACTATGGCGCACAATCTGGATTTTCATGTTGTTGCAGAAGGGGTGGAGGACGCAGAACAGTTGGCATTGCTAAGAGAGTATGGATGTGACCTTATCCAAGGATACCTCTTTTCCAAGCCATTGGATGAGAAAGCTTTTATAAATAAACTCATGAAGAGTTATCATGAAGCTGTTGCAAATTCATAAAAAGAGCTATCTTGTCACATATTGTTTTTTACTCCTGGCACTTAGTAATAGTGCCATAGCCTCTACAAATCAATCAGATTCCATCTACCAATCGCTTCACAATGGAAAAATCTCTTTTGACACAAAACTTTTCTATATGGTTCGAACCTTTGAGAAAACACCGGATCCAAGCACAAAAGCACTCACTTTTGGTGGTATTATGAAGTATGAGAGCCTGTCCTATCGGGGTTTAAAGATTGGCATCGGCTACTATGGGAACTTCAACACCGGTCTCTATTCCGACTACACCGCTGCAAATCCAAAAGGTGGTACAAGTCTTTTGGAGAGAAAAACAGGGGATGATATCAACTTTTTAGGTGAAGCTTATCTACAATATAAGTACCAAAACACCGAAGTGAAAATAGGCCGTCAACAATTAGAAACTCCCATTATAGATATACTACAGCTTAGAACACTTCCTGCTGTTTATGAAGCTTGTGTTGTAAAAAATAGAGATATAGCAAATACGATGATAGAGCTATCTTATGTCAGAGCCTACAGCGGTTTTGCTTCCAAAGACAACGGGTTTTTACGCCATGATGACGAATGGGGTAAAGATGGTCTTGGCTCTCTCTATATTACAAATAAAAGTATCCAAAACCTTTATATAAGTGCTCAGTATGTTCTACCACTCTCAAAAAAGAGTAATAGCGGCAGCCATATTGCTATAGAAGATTACAGCTATCTTGATGCAAAATACAGCTTGCCTTATGGAGACGTGAGTTACATAAAATTTCAAGCCGGCGGTAACAGATACGACAAAAAATCTGACTCTAAAATGATAGGTGCAAGAGTAGGCGGCATGTTCAACAAAAAGATTGGAGCTGAACTCTCTTACAACCAGATCTTTTCCAACAGTTTTGCAACAATTCTGTCTGCGCCTATGTATACCGATTGGCAGCAGGGCTATAGCAATTATGAACCAAGTATGGCATATGGTGCAAGGTTCATACTCTATCCTCTGAAAAATTTGAAAATAAAAGCAGGCTCTGTCAATGTCAATGCCGCATCAGGTTATAATAGAGATAACTACATAGAGTCCATCTTTTACGGTGCCTATACTTTGAATAAAGCATCAAAATTTGAACTGCTTTACTCATTCAAAGACCAAAAAGCTGGTTCATCCCGTGAGAGTAGACAGGATTTTAGAATGGTTTATAATTTTAATTTTTAGAGCTGCCCTTATCTTAGATATATTCTCATACTTTATTGGATCTTGCAGCCATTGATAGATTCAAAAAAGTATGAGAATATTCATTTTGCATGTTTAAAGCCTTGTTTTTAAGTATTATACAGTTATCTAAATTAATTTTTTCCTTATCTTTCTTAATTATAAGCATCATTAAAGATTGATATTATATCAATAAAGTATGATAATAGATATGTTTACTTTCGTATAGTATAATTTAAACACTATGATTACTTTTCCTCAACGCAAAATTAAGAAGAACTATCGCTCTGTCACAGGTCATTTTCCCAGTATAAAAAATGGTAAGTCGGTTGCTTATGAATCCAAGCTGGAGAAAACTTTCTTTTTAACACTGGAATTTGATGACAATGTTATTTCATATCAGGAACAACCTCAAATCTCTATAGATTTCCAAAAGAGAATAAAAACATACAGTGCAGACTGTTATGTCCGGTATGATAAAGCAGCGAATATAGATGATTCGCTAGTCGAAGTAAAATATACGCAGGAACTCGAAAAAAAGAAAGAATACTTTGAGGAAAAATTTGCATCTATTCGCCAAGCATGTGATGATCTTAACTTAGACTTTCAAATTTTTACAGAGCAAAACTATCCGCAAGTCTATATAGATAATTTGGATTTCTTGTATCGCTATAAAACTCATGGCAGAGAAAAAAGATATGATAATCAGATTTTATCATTCAATTTTACAGATGCTACTACCGCCTCAAAGATAGCAAACACTTTAACTAATGATCCAAAAGAACTTATTATCGCAGCCAATGCTATTTGGGGATTGGTCGCTGCCGGTAAACTCACAACCGACTTACATAATACAAAAGTCAGTATGTATTCCATTATAGAGCCGGCTTTATGAGTATCGTCCGTTTTGATATAGGTCGGAGAATTATTTATAATGACACTCCATATGTCATCAAAGGATACGCTTCTTTTAGTGAAGTGCTTGCAAAAGAGGTGCACCCTCCATACAAAGAAAAAATCATAAAAATCAATGAAATTATCAAAGATCCAAAGAATATCACTGCTTCGAAGAAAACGCTTGTTGATATAAGTGATACGGAATTTTCAGAAGCAAAAGAGCGTTATCTCATTATCAAGCCACTTTTAGAACTTGAAAAACGAACCACAAAAGATGTTCAAAAAATTGCAAAACAACACAAAAAAAGTCCGGCAACTCTTTACAGATGGATAAAGAAGTTTGAAGCATACGGAACAATCACTGCTCTTGCCAACTCATTCGATAACTGTGGAGCGAAAGGTAAAGGAAGACTTGATCCATCGATTGAAGCAATTATACAGTCTGTTATAGATGAACTCTATTTAAACAAACAACAATATTCACTTTCATATATCCATTTAAAAATCCAAAATAAATGCCAAAACGCAGGGCTTAAAGCACCAACTTTAAATACCGTTCGAAACCGCATTGCACAACTTAGTCCAAAACTAGTTGCAAAAAATAGAAAAGGACTCAGTGTTCGAGATACTCGAGGGACACCGGGAAAATTCCCCGATGTACATATGCCGCTTGATGTAATACAGATAGATCATACTCCTATGGATGTCATAATCGTAGATGAAGAGTCACGCCAAGAGATAGGAAGACCATATATAACTTTGGCAATTGATGTCTACAGCAGAATGATCTTTGGATTTTACATTTCTCTTGAAGCGCCAAGCTATTTCAGCGTCGGACAGACACTTCTCAATGCTATTCTTCCAAAAGATGACCTTTTGCAATATCATAATATTCAAGGGGAATGGCCCGTCTATGGATTACCAAGAGCGATCCATATGGATAATGCGGCTGAATTTCGTAGTGAAAGCCTCAAAAGATTTGCCGAAGAGTACCGCATCACACATATTTTACGCCCTGTTGCAAGACCGGAGTTCGGCGGACATGTAGAAAGTGCCATAAAAACGGCTATGGGTAAAGTACACCAATTACCCGGAAGTACTTTTTCAAACATCAATGAAAAAGGTACTTACAATTCTCAAAAAGAGGCATCGTTAACACTCAAAGAACTTGAACAATGGTTTCTTGAATTTATTGTCAATATTTACCATAAATCAGTTCACAGCTCAATCGGCATGACACCGGAAGAGAAATTTTACCAAGGAATGCTCGGGGTTGAAGACGGTGCCATACCTTTTCTGCCAACGGTACCCGCTAATACACTCAAGCTGCGTATGGCACTGCTTCCTGCAATGGAGCGTACAGTACAGAAAAACGGTATCACTATCGATCATATCACCTATTTTTCCGAAACACTGCGTAAATGGATTATTCCGGTAAGCTATAAAAAAATTACAAAAAATATTCATCCAAAAAAAGTACTCTGCCGAAGAGACCCCAGAGACATTA
Proteins encoded in this window:
- a CDS encoding TnsA endonuclease N-terminal domain-containing protein gives rise to the protein MITFPQRKIKKNYRSVTGHFPSIKNGKSVAYESKLEKTFFLTLEFDDNVISYQEQPQISIDFQKRIKTYSADCYVRYDKAANIDDSLVEVKYTQELEKKKEYFEEKFASIRQACDDLNLDFQIFTEQNYPQVYIDNLDFLYRYKTHGREKRYDNQILSFNFTDATTASKIANTLTNDPKELIIAANAIWGLVAAGKLTTDLHNTKVSMYSIIEPAL
- a CDS encoding Mu transposase C-terminal domain-containing protein: MSIVRFDIGRRIIYNDTPYVIKGYASFSEVLAKEVHPPYKEKIIKINEIIKDPKNITASKKTLVDISDTEFSEAKERYLIIKPLLELEKRTTKDVQKIAKQHKKSPATLYRWIKKFEAYGTITALANSFDNCGAKGKGRLDPSIEAIIQSVIDELYLNKQQYSLSYIHLKIQNKCQNAGLKAPTLNTVRNRIAQLSPKLVAKNRKGLSVRDTRGTPGKFPDVHMPLDVIQIDHTPMDVIIVDEESRQEIGRPYITLAIDVYSRMIFGFYISLEAPSYFSVGQTLLNAILPKDDLLQYHNIQGEWPVYGLPRAIHMDNAAEFRSESLKRFAEEYRITHILRPVARPEFGGHVESAIKTAMGKVHQLPGSTFSNINEKGTYNSQKEASLTLKELEQWFLEFIVNIYHKSVHSSIGMTPEEKFYQGMLGVEDGAIPFLPTVPANTLKLRMALLPAMERTVQKNGITIDHITYFSETLRKWIIPVSYKKITKNIHPKKVLCRRDPRDISKIYVFDDDVNDYIIVPYADIKRPAINLKELRRAISEAKKAVTGRGIESHDIFEAHERLYQYAQKSKREQKSVRRAKSSKKHMKRTIEFEKKQIPEVAKNTAQNHTIIENDDSDFEYYPVD
- a CDS encoding OprD family outer membrane porin; translation: MKLLQIHKKSYLVTYCFLLLALSNSAIASTNQSDSIYQSLHNGKISFDTKLFYMVRTFEKTPDPSTKALTFGGIMKYESLSYRGLKIGIGYYGNFNTGLYSDYTAANPKGGTSLLERKTGDDINFLGEAYLQYKYQNTEVKIGRQQLETPIIDILQLRTLPAVYEACVVKNRDIANTMIELSYVRAYSGFASKDNGFLRHDDEWGKDGLGSLYITNKSIQNLYISAQYVLPLSKKSNSGSHIAIEDYSYLDAKYSLPYGDVSYIKFQAGGNRYDKKSDSKMIGARVGGMFNKKIGAELSYNQIFSNSFATILSAPMYTDWQQGYSNYEPSMAYGARFILYPLKNLKIKAGSVNVNAASGYNRDNYIESIFYGAYTLNKASKFELLYSFKDQKAGSSRESRQDFRMVYNFNF
- a CDS encoding putative bifunctional diguanylate cyclase/phosphodiesterase translates to MNTIDKKSRLSSRFILHVTSIIIISTLLFSLMLAYEQYQTKISEITNSVENTLTSNKSIISQALWRIDTQALKIKAQEFLLDSSITFVQISDENGKNIIKLGNSEDVNIKKSVDLYHNDNGKKIFLGKLTLAGSTKSILKDIESSVLILVLQSILLIVIIIFYITYIFKRLISDHLVTIQHYVNKIDIEKKQSPLALQRSKNKFADELDDTVKAINYMRQEAHTHYQKVEYQTLHDSLTNLYNRKAIEKQIKEIVQHKYLKQQYHALFLISIDHFKFINDSLGHQMGDFVLQEVAQRLLLLNINEKDVGRLGGDIFMFVIEDMGTNIEQAKKTALDYGQHILEVIQEPLKIKQLEYHISASIGIKLFGKESNVDTIIKNADNALHRAKLKGVNQIELFYPKMQVSIDRRLRIEEVLREEIKNNRLIVNFQPKCYLNGVIYSAESLVRMQSVDGEFFSPAEFIPIAEDIGLIIEIGKQVMMKVFDFIHQNRALIEQSSIQSIAINISPTHFAIDGFCDQLTALSRQYNLPENFITIEITEEATVTNIQHLIDIMNCLKKSGFNLSIDDFGTGYSSLQYLQKFPLDELKIDKSFIDEIVTKPQSQAIVKTIITMAHNLDFHVVAEGVEDAEQLALLREYGCDLIQGYLFSKPLDEKAFINKLMKSYHEAVANS